In a single window of the Delftia tsuruhatensis genome:
- a CDS encoding aminopeptidase, whose protein sequence is MREGLSVVRRGLPAFLVGLGLLLGGCATRGAGDGMGYYWQSLRGQLHLLQASRPIDEWLQDADLAPALRERLRSAQRMRSFAVDRLGLPDNASYRRYADLQRPFAVWNVVAAPHDSLELHRWCFPVAGCVGYRGYFAEADAIAQARQLAGQGLESSTYGVPAYSTLGYLNWLGGDPLLNTFVGWGEGEFAGLLFHELAHQVVYVAGDTAFNESFATAVERLGTPLWLETEASPGARARWEAGQSRRTQWRALTGRTRQALQQLFQDPALRGADMEQAKAGIYRQFREDYATLREQWRHADAALLATEAQRQQYARHQARMDRWVAEANNASFGALAAYDDWVPAFTVLWNEARRQAGGDSAKGWQRFYAEVRQWADLPVAQRTARLCAHMPAGAPVPPACARDQDGASASREGSAPGR, encoded by the coding sequence GTGCGTGAAGGCTTGAGTGTAGTCAGGCGTGGCTTGCCTGCGTTTTTGGTGGGCTTAGGCCTGCTGCTGGGCGGCTGCGCCACCCGGGGCGCCGGTGACGGAATGGGTTACTACTGGCAGAGCCTGCGCGGGCAACTGCACCTGCTGCAGGCCAGCCGCCCCATTGACGAGTGGCTGCAGGATGCGGACCTTGCTCCCGCGCTGCGCGAGCGCCTGCGTTCCGCACAGCGCATGCGCAGCTTCGCCGTGGACCGCCTGGGCCTGCCCGACAACGCCAGCTACCGGCGCTACGCCGACCTTCAGCGGCCCTTCGCGGTGTGGAACGTGGTGGCCGCACCGCACGACAGCCTGGAGCTGCACCGCTGGTGCTTCCCCGTGGCCGGCTGCGTGGGCTACCGCGGCTATTTCGCCGAAGCCGACGCCATCGCCCAGGCGCGGCAACTGGCCGGACAGGGCCTGGAGTCCAGCACCTACGGCGTGCCCGCCTACTCCACGCTGGGCTACCTGAACTGGCTGGGCGGCGACCCGTTGCTCAACACCTTCGTCGGCTGGGGCGAGGGCGAATTCGCAGGCCTGCTGTTCCACGAGCTGGCCCACCAGGTCGTCTACGTGGCCGGCGACACGGCCTTCAACGAATCCTTCGCCACCGCCGTGGAGCGGCTGGGCACGCCCCTGTGGCTGGAAACCGAGGCCAGCCCCGGCGCTCGGGCGCGCTGGGAGGCGGGCCAGTCACGCCGCACGCAGTGGCGCGCGCTGACGGGACGCACGCGCCAGGCGCTGCAGCAGCTGTTCCAGGACCCGGCATTGCGCGGCGCCGACATGGAACAGGCCAAGGCCGGCATCTACCGCCAGTTCCGCGAGGACTACGCCACGCTGCGCGAGCAATGGCGCCATGCGGACGCCGCGCTGCTGGCCACCGAGGCCCAGCGCCAGCAATACGCCCGCCACCAGGCGCGCATGGACCGGTGGGTGGCCGAGGCCAACAATGCCAGCTTCGGCGCGCTGGCCGCCTACGACGACTGGGTGCCTGCCTTCACCGTGCTGTGGAACGAAGCCCGGCGGCAGGCCGGTGGCGACTCGGCCAAGGGCTGGCAGCGCTTCTATGCCGAGGTCCGGCAGTGGGCCGACCTGCCCGTGGCGCAGCGCACCGCCCGGCTGTGCGCCCACATGCCGGCGGGCGCGCCGGTCCCGCCCGCCTGCGCCCGGGATCAGGACGGCGCGTCGGCGTCCCGGGAGGGTTCCGCGCCAGGCAGGTGA
- a CDS encoding sensor histidine kinase, which produces MDEPVRYSLALPPRLADQLARELTLALAAVWMVCLLALAWYVSHIVHRNFDQEMVDSAHRLLEVAVHQLEQQDHSSDGVQHPHVARQPGDEAEDLVYQLQDRHGNVLLRTQAAPVAAFPVPMREGFHEREGWRIYVVAHPRQPLFLTLADPMVERSEALQRALLALGSVMLVTLVLMGWVLRATARRRLRVLRDMQLQLSERGGANLEPLDLAAMPRELWRLGRGINHLMQRLSHALQVERSMAANAAHELRTPLAVATLRLQTALDKGVDNADVRAAHAALERLRQRTEKLLQLSRAASGSALAQDDVRLDALASMVASEFWQQSESTQLRLDVVLPEQPCGPVAGDVDTLAIALRNLVENALRYSEGSEVLLEVCDSRTVQVRDEGPGMNATALGTARERHVRHVDELRMPQGAMRELASPGYGLGLSIVSMIVARHGGRLELQSPPPGSASGLLARIHLPGAEPSRDADAPS; this is translated from the coding sequence ATGGATGAGCCGGTGCGCTACAGCCTGGCGCTGCCGCCGCGCCTGGCCGACCAGCTGGCCCGCGAGCTGACGCTGGCGCTGGCCGCCGTCTGGATGGTCTGCCTGCTGGCCCTGGCCTGGTATGTCAGCCACATCGTGCACCGCAACTTCGACCAGGAGATGGTGGACAGCGCCCACCGCCTGCTGGAGGTGGCCGTGCACCAGCTGGAGCAGCAGGACCACTCCAGCGATGGCGTACAGCATCCCCACGTGGCCCGGCAGCCCGGCGACGAAGCCGAGGATCTGGTCTACCAGTTGCAGGACCGCCATGGCAATGTGCTGCTGCGCACCCAGGCTGCGCCCGTCGCGGCCTTTCCCGTGCCCATGCGCGAGGGCTTCCATGAACGCGAGGGCTGGCGTATCTATGTGGTCGCACATCCCCGCCAGCCCCTGTTCCTGACGCTGGCCGACCCCATGGTCGAGCGCAGCGAGGCATTGCAGCGCGCACTGCTGGCGCTGGGATCGGTCATGCTGGTGACGCTGGTCCTGATGGGCTGGGTGTTGCGCGCCACCGCACGCCGGCGCCTGCGCGTGCTGCGCGACATGCAGCTGCAACTGAGCGAGCGTGGGGGCGCCAACCTGGAGCCACTGGACCTGGCGGCCATGCCGCGCGAGCTGTGGCGGCTGGGCCGGGGCATCAACCACCTGATGCAGCGCCTGTCGCACGCGCTGCAGGTCGAGCGCTCGATGGCGGCCAATGCGGCCCATGAGTTGCGCACGCCGCTGGCGGTGGCCACGCTGCGTCTGCAGACGGCCCTGGACAAGGGAGTGGACAACGCGGATGTGCGCGCCGCCCACGCGGCGCTGGAGCGGCTGCGCCAGCGCACCGAGAAGCTGCTGCAGCTCTCGCGCGCGGCCTCCGGTTCGGCGCTGGCCCAGGACGATGTGCGCCTGGACGCGCTGGCCAGCATGGTCGCCTCCGAGTTCTGGCAGCAGTCGGAGTCCACGCAGCTGCGGCTGGATGTGGTGCTGCCCGAGCAGCCCTGCGGGCCCGTGGCCGGCGACGTGGACACGCTGGCCATCGCCTTGCGCAACCTCGTGGAGAACGCGCTGCGCTACAGCGAAGGCTCCGAGGTGCTGCTGGAGGTCTGCGACAGCCGCACCGTGCAGGTGCGCGACGAGGGGCCGGGCATGAATGCGACGGCGCTGGGCACGGCGCGCGAGCGGCATGTGCGCCATGTGGACGAGTTGCGCATGCCCCAGGGCGCGATGCGCGAACTGGCGTCGCCGGGCTATGGGCTGGGCCTGTCCATCGTGTCGATGATCGTGGCCCGGCATGGCGGCCGGCTGGAGCTGCAGTCGCCGCCGCCCGGCAGTGCCAGCGGCCTGCTGGCGCGCATTCACCTGCCTGGCGCGGAACCCTCCCGGGACGCCGACGCGCCGTCCTGA
- a CDS encoding response regulator transcription factor produces the protein MRILLVEDDEALAQAVSSYLRSKSFLIDSVPSLEQARACLAGASYAAVLLDLHLADGDGLALMPTLRRLAQPPVTIVLTARDQVSDRIRGLDAGADDYLVKPYDPEELLARLRAISRRGGGLQGGQDAVLRLGTLEIDLARQMVRDGGRTLLLTPKEWALLRVFTAQPGRVHAREHLLDALYGFDAEADSNTLEVFISRLRRKLGRERILTVRGTGYRLAVEHG, from the coding sequence ATGCGAATCCTGCTGGTCGAAGACGACGAGGCCCTGGCCCAGGCCGTCAGCAGCTACCTGCGTTCCAAGTCCTTCCTGATCGACAGCGTGCCTTCGCTGGAGCAGGCGCGGGCCTGCCTGGCCGGCGCCAGCTACGCGGCCGTGCTGCTGGACCTGCACCTGGCCGATGGCGACGGCCTGGCGCTCATGCCCACGCTGCGCCGCCTGGCCCAGCCGCCCGTGACCATCGTGCTGACGGCGCGCGACCAGGTCAGCGACCGCATCCGGGGGCTGGACGCCGGTGCCGACGACTACCTGGTCAAGCCCTACGACCCCGAGGAGCTGCTGGCCCGCCTGCGTGCCATCAGCCGGCGTGGCGGCGGCCTGCAGGGTGGGCAGGACGCCGTGCTGCGCCTGGGCACCCTGGAGATCGACCTGGCCCGGCAGATGGTGCGTGACGGGGGCCGCACCCTGCTGCTCACGCCCAAGGAGTGGGCGCTGCTGCGCGTGTTCACGGCCCAGCCCGGTCGCGTGCATGCGCGCGAGCATCTGCTCGATGCGCTCTACGGCTTCGACGCCGAGGCGGACAGCAACACGCTGGAGGTGTTCATCAGCCGGCTGCGCCGCAAGCTCGGGCGCGAGCGCATCCTGACCGTGCGCGGCACGGGCTACCGGCTGGCCGTCGAACATGGATGA
- a CDS encoding phosphoethanolamine transferase, whose protein sequence is MSHRLTAPARLPGADSSLRTPGPARILEGLRKVWSAPRSPQAVVIVLSLWLLLTTNWALWLRLPHLEGYDGGLLPLLLRLLPLGLGGILLLLSLTAWPRGMKPLWIALLLVAGGAQYFMVAYGTVMDGGMVNNILQTDWRESSDLFNPHLLLQLLLVAGLPTAWLLRLRVSRPRSSTQTVLRTLTLLAAALLLVAVSVFASYRELAPVIRNNLWMRHMLNPVSPVLATLDAALKPILRPKRPFASIAAGATLGATYAAERKPPLFVIVVGETARAANWGLNGYARDTTPELAKRQVLNWSNVTSCGTSTRESVPCMFSHLGRAGFYKSKVDYDNLVDVLYNAGLAVLWIDNQAGCKGVCERIPNTSTADRLGTADGKALCSSDGECLDGILLSGLDERIEALPRERRERGVVLVMHEMGSHGPAYYKRSTPETKPFQPECLTNALSSCTREQVVNVYDNSIRYNDHFLSQTIDWLAARQSQYQTGMIYMSDHGESLGEMGIYLHGMPYAMAPDEQKHIPMVAWLGNLGARTGVSERCVRGQLDAPLSHDNLYHTTLGLLDVASPTYQKPLDALAGCRS, encoded by the coding sequence ATGTCCCATCGTCTGACCGCCCCCGCGCGCCTGCCTGGCGCCGATTCGTCCCTGCGCACGCCTGGCCCGGCTCGCATCCTGGAGGGGCTGCGCAAGGTCTGGAGCGCGCCGCGCTCCCCGCAAGCCGTGGTGATCGTGCTCTCGTTGTGGCTGCTGCTGACCACCAACTGGGCGCTGTGGCTGCGCCTGCCCCACCTGGAAGGCTATGACGGCGGCTTGCTGCCCCTGCTGCTGCGGCTGCTGCCCCTGGGCCTGGGCGGCATCCTGCTGCTGCTGTCGCTGACGGCCTGGCCGCGCGGCATGAAGCCGCTATGGATCGCCCTGCTGCTGGTGGCCGGCGGCGCCCAGTACTTCATGGTGGCCTATGGCACCGTGATGGACGGCGGCATGGTCAACAACATCCTGCAGACCGACTGGCGCGAGAGCAGCGACCTGTTCAACCCCCACCTGCTGCTGCAGCTGCTGCTGGTCGCCGGCCTGCCCACGGCCTGGCTGCTGCGGCTGCGCGTCAGTCGCCCTCGCAGTTCGACGCAGACGGTGCTGCGCACGCTGACACTGCTGGCCGCCGCGCTGCTGCTGGTGGCGGTCTCCGTCTTCGCCTCGTACCGGGAGCTGGCGCCCGTGATCCGCAACAACCTCTGGATGCGCCACATGCTCAACCCCGTCAGCCCCGTGCTGGCCACGCTGGACGCCGCGCTCAAGCCCATCCTTCGGCCCAAGCGCCCCTTCGCCAGCATCGCCGCCGGTGCCACGCTGGGCGCCACCTACGCGGCCGAGCGCAAGCCTCCGCTGTTCGTGATCGTGGTGGGCGAGACGGCCCGCGCCGCCAACTGGGGCCTCAACGGCTACGCGCGCGACACCACGCCGGAGCTGGCCAAGCGGCAGGTGCTCAACTGGAGCAATGTCACCTCCTGCGGCACCAGCACGCGCGAATCCGTTCCCTGCATGTTCTCCCACCTCGGCCGCGCGGGCTTCTACAAGAGCAAGGTGGACTACGACAACCTCGTCGACGTGCTGTACAACGCCGGCCTGGCCGTGCTGTGGATAGACAACCAGGCCGGCTGCAAGGGCGTGTGCGAACGCATTCCCAACACCAGCACGGCCGACCGCCTGGGCACCGCCGACGGCAAGGCGCTGTGCTCCTCCGACGGGGAATGCCTGGACGGCATCCTGCTCAGCGGCCTGGACGAACGCATCGAGGCCCTGCCGCGCGAGCGCCGCGAACGCGGCGTGGTGCTGGTCATGCACGAGATGGGCAGCCATGGCCCGGCCTACTACAAGCGCTCCACGCCCGAGACCAAGCCCTTCCAGCCCGAGTGCCTGACCAATGCGCTGTCCAGCTGCACGCGCGAGCAGGTGGTCAACGTCTACGACAACTCCATCCGCTACAACGACCATTTCCTGTCGCAGACCATCGACTGGCTGGCCGCCCGGCAGTCGCAGTACCAGACCGGCATGATCTACATGTCGGACCATGGAGAATCCCTGGGCGAGATGGGCATCTACCTGCACGGCATGCCCTACGCCATGGCGCCGGACGAACAAAAGCACATTCCCATGGTCGCCTGGCTGGGCAACCTGGGCGCGCGCACGGGCGTGTCCGAGCGCTGCGTGCGCGGACAGCTCGATGCGCCGCTGTCGCACGACAACCTCTATCACACGACACTGGGCCTGCTGGACGTGGCCAGCCCCACCTACCAGAAGCCCCTGGACGCCCTGGCCGGCTGCCGCAGCTGA
- a CDS encoding nucleoside deaminase, giving the protein MTPLTDEQAARQLRRAGAVAERAMAMGRHPFGALLLAPDGETVLAEQGNIDTVNHAEATLARTAAANYPGAYLAQCTLVTTFEPCAMCAGTIYWAGIGRVLYGAEETDLLALTGSHPENPTLSLPCREVFARGQRVVQVTGPVATVRQEMLQPHRGFWQQR; this is encoded by the coding sequence ATGACGCCTCTGACCGACGAACAGGCCGCCCGCCAGCTGCGGCGCGCGGGCGCCGTGGCCGAACGGGCCATGGCCATGGGCCGCCACCCCTTCGGCGCGCTGCTGCTGGCGCCCGACGGCGAGACCGTGCTGGCCGAGCAGGGCAACATCGACACCGTGAACCACGCCGAAGCCACGCTGGCGCGCACGGCGGCAGCCAACTATCCGGGCGCCTACCTGGCGCAGTGCACCCTGGTCACGACCTTCGAGCCCTGCGCCATGTGCGCTGGCACCATCTACTGGGCCGGCATAGGCCGCGTGCTCTACGGCGCCGAGGAAACGGACCTGCTGGCGCTGACCGGCAGCCATCCCGAGAACCCCACGCTGTCCCTGCCCTGCCGCGAGGTCTTCGCGCGCGGCCAGCGCGTGGTCCAGGTGACCGGCCCGGTGGCCACCGTGCGCCAGGAGATGCTGCAGCCCCACCGGGGCTTCTGGCAGCAGCGCTGA
- a CDS encoding ABC transporter permease — protein MHKKYAERWAPWVLLAAVILLWQVICSAFEVSEFIFPSPWAIGKQLAEFSGIIAAHAWRTYWVTMAGFGLAIVVGVLLGFLIGSSRLAYAAFYPLMTAFNALPKAAFVPILVVWFGIGAGPAILTAFLISFFPIMVNIATGLATLEPELEDVLRVLGARRWDVLIKVGLPRSMPYFYGSLKVAITLAFVGTTVSEMTAANEGIGYLLVSAGSSMQMGLAFAGLIVVGAMAMAMYELFSVVEKRTTGWAHRGSQGE, from the coding sequence ATGCACAAGAAATACGCGGAACGCTGGGCACCCTGGGTGCTTCTGGCGGCGGTCATCCTGCTGTGGCAGGTCATCTGCTCGGCCTTCGAGGTCTCGGAGTTCATCTTTCCCAGTCCCTGGGCCATCGGCAAACAGCTGGCCGAGTTCAGCGGCATCATCGCCGCCCATGCCTGGCGCACCTACTGGGTGACGATGGCGGGCTTCGGCCTGGCCATCGTCGTGGGCGTGCTGCTGGGCTTTCTGATCGGCTCCTCGCGCCTGGCCTATGCGGCCTTCTATCCGCTGATGACGGCCTTCAATGCCCTGCCCAAGGCGGCCTTCGTGCCCATCCTGGTGGTGTGGTTCGGCATTGGCGCGGGCCCGGCCATCCTCACGGCCTTTCTGATCAGCTTCTTCCCCATCATGGTCAACATCGCCACGGGCCTGGCCACGCTGGAGCCCGAGCTGGAGGATGTGCTGCGCGTGCTGGGAGCGCGCCGCTGGGACGTGCTGATCAAGGTGGGCCTGCCGCGCTCCATGCCGTACTTCTACGGCTCGCTCAAGGTGGCGATCACGCTGGCCTTCGTGGGCACCACGGTCAGCGAGATGACGGCGGCCAACGAGGGCATCGGCTACCTGCTGGTGTCGGCCGGCTCATCCATGCAGATGGGACTGGCCTTCGCGGGCCTGATCGTGGTGGGTGCCATGGCCATGGCCATGTACGAGCTGTTCAGCGTGGTCGAGAAGCGCACCACGGGATGGGCCCACCGGGGCTCCCAGGGCGAGTGA
- a CDS encoding ABC transporter ATP-binding protein: protein MKSPTSDSDPGDFFVEFRDVWLAYNEELLRANHFAVEAIDLQVRRGEFIAIVGPSGCGKSTFMKLTTGLKMPSMGRILVDGQRVTGPLKISGMAFQAPSLLPWRTTVDNVLLPLEIVEPHRSQFRVRRKEYEARARALLQKVGLGGFEDKYPWQLSGGMQQRASICRALIHEPQMLLLDEPFGALDAFTREELWCVLRDLQAEQGFNVILVTHDLRESVFLADTVYVMSKGPGRFVVRRDIALPRPRDLELTYTREFTDIVHELRGHIGAMRKSGAAIHQ from the coding sequence ATGAAATCTCCCACATCCGACTCCGACCCCGGCGACTTCTTCGTGGAGTTCCGCGACGTCTGGCTTGCCTACAACGAGGAGTTGCTGCGCGCCAACCACTTCGCGGTGGAGGCCATCGACCTGCAGGTGCGGCGCGGCGAGTTCATCGCCATCGTCGGGCCCTCGGGCTGCGGCAAGTCCACCTTCATGAAGCTGACCACGGGGCTGAAGATGCCCTCCATGGGCCGCATCCTGGTGGACGGCCAGCGTGTGACCGGGCCGCTGAAGATCTCGGGCATGGCCTTCCAGGCGCCGTCCCTGCTGCCCTGGCGCACCACCGTGGACAACGTGCTGCTGCCGCTGGAGATCGTGGAGCCGCACCGTTCGCAGTTCCGCGTCAGGCGCAAGGAGTACGAGGCCCGCGCGCGTGCCCTGTTGCAGAAGGTGGGCCTGGGCGGCTTCGAGGACAAATACCCCTGGCAGCTGTCCGGCGGCATGCAGCAGCGCGCCAGCATCTGCCGCGCGCTGATCCACGAGCCCCAGATGCTGCTGCTGGACGAGCCCTTCGGCGCGCTCGATGCCTTCACGCGCGAGGAACTGTGGTGCGTGCTGCGCGACCTGCAGGCCGAGCAGGGCTTCAACGTCATCCTGGTCACGCACGACCTGCGCGAAAGCGTGTTCCTGGCCGATACCGTCTATGTGATGAGCAAGGGTCCGGGCCGCTTTGTGGTGCGTCGCGACATTGCGCTGCCGCGCCCCCGCGACCTGGAGCTGACCTATACGCGCGAGTTCACGGACATCGTGCACGAGCTGCGTGGACACATCGGCGCCATGCGCAAGAGCGGCGCGGCCATCCATCAGTAA
- a CDS encoding ABC transporter substrate-binding protein encodes MQKRLFLHTVLALSASAGLATGPTQAQAATPLKFQLDWRFEGPAAFFLQPAAKGYFKEAGLDVAIDAGSGSGGVVQRVASGAYDLGFADLAALMEFQANNPDMPNKPVAVMMVYNNTPASVMALRKSGITKTADLTGKKLGAPVFDAGRRAFPLFAKANQVGAVQWTAMDPPLRETMLVRGDIDAITGFTFTSLLNLEARGIKAADVVVMPFADHGVKLYGNAIIASPKLIKENPAAIKAFLQAFAKGAREVIANPAAAIAYVKERDGIVNTQLETRRLQLAIDTVVNSADARAEGFGQVVPTRLSLMASQVSDVYATKTRVNAAEVWNGSFLPPAAELNILPKK; translated from the coding sequence ATGCAAAAACGACTGTTCCTGCACACCGTCCTGGCACTGTCCGCCAGCGCGGGCCTGGCAACAGGCCCGACACAGGCCCAGGCCGCCACGCCGCTGAAGTTCCAGCTCGACTGGCGCTTCGAGGGGCCGGCCGCCTTTTTCCTGCAACCCGCCGCCAAGGGCTATTTCAAGGAGGCGGGGCTGGACGTGGCCATCGACGCGGGCAGCGGCTCGGGCGGCGTGGTGCAGCGCGTGGCCTCGGGCGCCTATGACCTGGGCTTCGCCGACCTGGCGGCGCTGATGGAGTTCCAGGCCAACAACCCGGACATGCCCAATAAGCCGGTGGCCGTGATGATGGTCTACAACAACACGCCGGCCTCGGTGATGGCGCTCAGGAAGAGCGGCATCACGAAGACGGCCGACCTCACGGGCAAGAAGCTGGGCGCGCCGGTGTTCGACGCAGGCCGCCGGGCCTTCCCGCTGTTCGCCAAGGCCAACCAGGTCGGTGCCGTGCAGTGGACGGCCATGGACCCACCGCTGCGCGAGACCATGCTGGTGCGCGGCGACATCGATGCGATCACTGGCTTCACCTTCACCTCGCTGCTGAACCTGGAGGCGCGCGGCATCAAGGCGGCCGACGTGGTGGTCATGCCGTTCGCGGACCATGGCGTGAAGCTCTACGGCAACGCCATCATCGCCAGCCCGAAACTGATCAAGGAGAACCCGGCGGCGATCAAGGCCTTCCTGCAGGCCTTCGCCAAGGGCGCCAGGGAGGTCATCGCCAACCCGGCCGCCGCCATCGCCTACGTGAAGGAGCGCGACGGCATCGTCAATACCCAGCTGGAGACGCGCCGCCTGCAGCTGGCCATCGACACCGTGGTCAACAGCGCCGATGCGCGCGCCGAGGGCTTCGGCCAGGTCGTGCCCACGCGGCTGTCGCTCATGGCCTCGCAGGTCTCCGACGTCTACGCGACCAAGACCCGCGTGAACGCGGCCGAGGTCTGGAACGGCAGCTTCCTGCCGCCCGCCGCCGAACTGAACATCCTGCCCAAGAAATGA
- a CDS encoding nucleoside deaminase: MNAPLPALPEQATLDERDGLYLRRAIALADRARERGNRPFGALIVAPDGRVLAEASNANGESGDCTAHAELSAIRLASPLFDRAQLSGATLYSSAEPCVMCAGAIFWSAIGRVVYGIDAVRLRAFRGERLDQKDAELSCRDVFGASSHAIECIGPALVAEASASHEGAWKP; this comes from the coding sequence ATGAACGCTCCCCTCCCCGCACTGCCGGAACAAGCCACGCTGGATGAGCGCGACGGCCTGTACCTGCGCCGCGCCATCGCCCTGGCCGACCGGGCCCGCGAACGCGGCAACCGGCCCTTCGGCGCCCTGATCGTGGCACCCGACGGCCGCGTGCTTGCCGAGGCCTCGAACGCCAATGGCGAGAGCGGCGACTGCACGGCCCATGCCGAGCTGTCGGCCATCCGCCTGGCCAGCCCCCTGTTCGACCGTGCCCAACTGTCCGGCGCCACGCTGTATTCATCGGCCGAGCCCTGCGTGATGTGCGCGGGCGCCATCTTCTGGTCGGCCATCGGCCGCGTGGTCTACGGCATCGATGCCGTGCGCCTGCGTGCCTTCCGTGGCGAGCGCCTGGACCAGAAGGATGCCGAGCTGTCCTGCCGCGACGTGTTCGGCGCCTCGTCCCACGCCATCGAGTGCATAGGCCCGGCCCTGGTTGCCGAGGCCTCGGCGTCGCACGAGGGCGCCTGGAAGCCCTGA
- a CDS encoding ABC transporter substrate-binding protein: protein MQRRHFIAALPAVCACAALPRAFAQGKAPIPLKFTLDFRVTSQTAPFFVALQKGYYRDEGLDVGIDVGSGSVASITRVASGAYQLGLGDISSLIEFQAQNPGAARVQAVYQYYNRAPFAIIGRRDRGITGEFASLKGKKVAAAAVESTRRVWPMVAQRQGLPADLFAWSTTEFSARDNVVVRGDVDAATYFHDSAVSLFARMPAEQLSVLRYTDAGVQLYGNAILASSALVAEQPAVVAAFLRASNRAILECLAQPALAVAAVRQREPILDEKLEAARWAITAQYLAAADTRRHGLGDVDAPLLARQVEQVGQAFGLKSVPSSDALFNRALLPPLAARMAKA from the coding sequence ATGCAACGCCGTCATTTCATCGCCGCCCTGCCCGCCGTCTGCGCCTGCGCCGCGCTGCCGCGCGCCTTCGCCCAGGGCAAGGCGCCAATCCCGCTCAAGTTCACGCTGGACTTTCGCGTGACCTCGCAGACCGCGCCCTTCTTCGTCGCCCTGCAAAAGGGCTACTACCGCGACGAGGGCCTGGACGTGGGCATCGACGTGGGCTCGGGCTCGGTGGCATCGATCACCCGCGTGGCCAGCGGCGCCTACCAGCTGGGCCTGGGCGACATCAGTTCGCTGATCGAATTCCAGGCGCAGAACCCGGGCGCGGCGCGCGTGCAGGCGGTCTACCAGTACTACAACCGTGCGCCGTTCGCCATCATCGGTCGCAGGGACCGGGGCATCACCGGCGAGTTCGCCAGCCTCAAGGGCAAGAAGGTGGCCGCCGCCGCCGTGGAGTCCACGCGCCGCGTCTGGCCGATGGTGGCCCAGCGCCAGGGCCTGCCCGCCGACCTGTTCGCCTGGTCCACCACGGAGTTCTCGGCGCGCGACAACGTGGTGGTGCGCGGCGACGTGGATGCGGCCACCTATTTCCATGATTCGGCCGTGTCGCTGTTCGCGCGCATGCCGGCCGAGCAACTGTCGGTGCTGCGCTATACCGACGCGGGCGTGCAGCTGTACGGCAATGCCATCCTGGCCTCCAGTGCCCTGGTGGCCGAGCAGCCCGCCGTGGTGGCGGCCTTCCTTCGCGCCAGCAACCGCGCCATCCTCGAATGCCTGGCCCAGCCGGCGCTGGCCGTGGCCGCCGTGCGCCAGCGCGAGCCCATCCTGGACGAGAAGCTGGAGGCCGCGCGCTGGGCCATCACCGCCCAGTACCTGGCCGCGGCCGACACGCGCCGCCATGGGCTGGGCGATGTCGATGCCCCGTTGCTGGCCCGGCAGGTGGAGCAGGTGGGCCAGGCCTTCGGCCTGAAATCCGTGCCGTCATCGGATGCGCTGTTCAACCGGGCCCTGCTGCCGCCGCTGGCCGCCCGCATGGCCAAGGCCTGA